One window of the Chryseotalea sp. WA131a genome contains the following:
- a CDS encoding YbaB/EbfC family nucleoid-associated protein codes for MFDMMKMMGKMKEVQARIQEAQNNLANITASGESGGGMVKAVVNGKKQLISIDIDPAILKAEDKTMVQDLVVAAVRIASDKAEILAKEEMKKGTEGLLPNIPGMDLSNLMG; via the coding sequence ATGTTCGACATGATGAAAATGATGGGCAAGATGAAAGAGGTGCAAGCCCGAATTCAAGAAGCCCAAAATAATTTGGCCAATATTACCGCCAGTGGAGAATCAGGTGGCGGGATGGTGAAGGCAGTAGTGAATGGAAAGAAACAATTGATTTCCATTGATATTGATCCAGCCATTCTAAAAGCCGAGGATAAAACAATGGTGCAAGACTTGGTGGTGGCGGCTGTGCGAATCGCCTCCGATAAAGCTGAGATATTGGCAAAAGAAGAGATGAAAAAAGGTACAGAAGGTTTGCTGCCAAATATCCCTGGCATGGATTTAAGTAACCTGATGGGATGA